The following proteins are encoded in a genomic region of Corythoichthys intestinalis isolate RoL2023-P3 chromosome 5, ASM3026506v1, whole genome shotgun sequence:
- the ciao2a gene encoding cytosolic iron-sulfur assembly component 2A, whose translation MEEKALEVYDVIRTIRDPEKPNTLEELDVVTEKCVEVRELGPEEYLIIIKFSPTVPHCSLATLIGLCLQVKLQRCLPFKHKLEIYISEGTHTTEEDINKQINDKERVAAAMENPDLRDIVEQCVIEPDD comes from the exons ATGGAAGAGAAAGCGTTAGAAGTTTACG ATGTGATCAGAACCATCCGTGACCCGGAAAAGCCCAACACACTAGAGGAACTTGATGTGGTGACAGAGAAGTGTGTGGAGGTCCGCGAGTTGGGCCCCGAAGAGTACCTCATCATCATCAAGTTCTCCCCGACCGTCCCGCACTGCTCGCTAGCCACCCTAATCG GTTTGTGTTTACAAGTCAAGCTTCAGAGATGTCTTCCCTTCAAACATAAA CTGGAGATTTACATCAGCGAGGGGACGCACACCACCGAAGAGGACA TCAACAAGCAGATCAACGACAAGGAACGGGTGGCTGCCGCCATGGAGAACCCCGACCTCAGGGACATCGTGGAGCAGTGCGTCATTGAACCTGACGACTGA